The genomic DNA GTGGTTTGCCGGCGGAAATTCATCAAGCTGGAAATTTTTCAGTCTTCACCGATTCGGTGTTTTTGATTCAATCGGATATCGCTCCCGTCTGGGGCGACGACATCGACTCCAACGCCGATGGGATCATCGACCCAGCGGGCGCCGCCGCGACGTGGACGATCCACGACTCGGTCACTATCGGAACGGTCCACGATTATTTTGGCTACGGCAAAACCGTCATTGGCGCCCCACTGGGACAGATGTCGCTGCAGTCGGATTCGTCGTTTATCCCAATCGACGAAGTGAATGGCGACTACTTGAACTACGTCGCCCGCGTCGGCGATTCCAGCGGCGGCGGAGTTGATGACTGGGTGGCTGGACATATCCATATCGACGTGAGGTCCGAAAACTCGCTGAGACTCTACGCCGGGGAAATCCTCAACGACGCAGCGAGTCCCACCGTCTTCAGCGGTCGAGAGATCGATCATGTTGGTACTTACAACTTCTTTGCCGGTGTCCGTGGCACCGCGACCAACGACATCACCGGCCAATTGCTTGCGGGACTGACGGTACTCGCCGACACCAACGGCAATGGAATCCGTGATTCAATCACAACCGTGATCGAACCGGACGACTTTCTCATAGACACCGATATCACCAACGCGATTCCGGGAGTCACGATTACGGTCGCCAATCGCAGCGACACCTTGCCCCATGGCCTCATCGAACCGCGAGTCGACAGCCCGGGGCTGGCATCGACTGGATCGCAGGTCTTCTCCGATCGCGGCTTCCAGTTTTCATCCGGCGAAGGGCTGCGAGTCGAATTCTATCGCGATGCCGATTCGGTTCAGATCGATGCCATCGGAAGATCGGCAGGCACTCAGGCAACCGTCGTGATGGAAGCGTTCGATCGCGATGGTCGTTCGATCGGCACGACGCGTTCGGGAGCGTTGTCGCAAGGAGAACGCGAACAGTTGAGTATCGAATCGGCAGGCGGCGCAATCGCGCTTGTGATGATCTACGAAGAGACCGGCAACGCTGCTCTCGTCAATTACGATCACATGGTCGTCACTCAAAAAGAAGCCACCGCGACGACCAACGCGAGAGGCGAATACCATCTGAAATACCTGACGCCGGGATCTTACGATATCACGATCACCAATGCGCTTTCGGAACTGCCCAAGCTGCCCGTTGGTGGATCGCAACCGCTCACGATCGATTTCAACGAACACTACACCGTCGATTTTGCGTATGGTGAAAACCAGCCTCCCGTATTCGACTCGGAAACGCTTGCGATGCGTGTCGATGAGAATTCGCCGATCGGCACGCCCATCGGAATGGTGCAGGCCAGCGATCCCGATACTGGGCAAAGCGTGCGTTATCGATTAACCGGTGGGACCGGGCGTCGCTACTTTTCGCTCAACCCAATCAGCGGCGAGATTCGTGTTAACAACTCGAGCGGTCTCGATTTCGAACGGGCCCGCGAATTCACGTTGGTCGTCGAAGCTGCCGACAACTATCAGCCGAGCCTCTCCGAACTGGCGACGATCACCGTAGCCGTCAACAACGCCAACGACCCACCAAGATTTGAAGACAATCGGTTTACCGTTGCCGAAGATGCGGCCGGCGGTTTCGTTTTGGGAACCGTTCAGGCCAGCGACCAAGACGCGCTGAACGACGACAGCGACGAACCGATCCATCCCAATGCGGAGATCGGCGAAGAGAGTGGCAACTTCAGTTTTGCCATCGCCGATCCGGTGTATGGTGAGATGTTCGCTATCGATCCACAGTCAGGTCTGCTGACGCTGACCGATGCCGCCGCGCTCGATTTCGAAACGACTCCCGAACTGTTGCTGTCGATCGCCGCGACCGATCGAGGCCTGCAACCGCAGACGCAACTGGGACAGGTCCGGATCCGTTTGCTCGACGTCAACGAACCGCCACAACTCGACGCGACGCCGATCCTCGTTCCCGAAAACGCGACGCCCGGCATCCTGCTGGCAACCCCAGCGGTCCTCGATCCCGAGGGGCACGATCTGTTCACGCGATCGATCGTATCGGGCAGCGGGCAGGGAATCTTCACGATCGACGCAGCGACCGGTGCGATTCGGTTAGCCGACGGGGCCGCGTTGGATTTTGAAACTCAGTCGACCTACGAACTGCTAGTTCGCGTCGATGAAGTTGCCGACGAAACCGGCCAACCGGCGGCTCCGCTGGGAACCGAAACGCTGCTGACGATCAACGTGCAAGATATCGACGAAGCCCCGCAGGTAACCTTTGTCGCTGCCGCGATCGATGAAAACACATCTCCCGGCACGATCGTAACGGCGGTAACCGCGATCGATCCCGAAGGCGCACCGGTGACGATCACTCAGCGTGGCGACAATTCGAACTTTGTCTTCGACCCGACAACTAACCAGGTTAAAGTCGCCGACGGTGCAAACATCGACTTTGAATCCGCCACCAGCTACCAGGTGCAACTTCGCTTCGCAGACGCCTCCTTCCCACCTCGCGTCACCAACCTCGTGATCCCCATCGACGTTCGGGACGCCCCCGAATCGCCATCGATTATGACGGAATCATTGGCGGTTCCGGAAAACGTTTCCAGTGGGCCGTTGGATTTGCAAATCGCGGTGTCGGATCCGGACCTCAACGATTCGCTGCTGCTGGAGATCGACGGCGGCGACGGAGCCACGATCTTCGGAATCGACCAACAGACCGGCGCGTTGTCCCTGTTGCCCGACGCATCGCTCGACTACGAAGCTGGCCCGACCGATTACGCATTGCAAATCAAAGTCACCGACAGCAAGGGGCTGACCGACGAAGCGACGATCCAGGTCGCGGTGTTGGATGTCAACGAACCGCCGACAATCAGAGAACCGTTTGCGAATCTACATTTGCATGCCGGCCGTCGGTTCTGCTTTACCTTTGAAGACAGTCTCTTTTCGGATCCCGATGCCGACACCGAATTGGAAGTCGCCGTCACGACCAGCAGCAACGTGATGCCCGGTTGGATGAGCTACGACAGCCAGACGCGAACGCTGCGAGGGACGCCGCAAGCGAGCGACGTCGAGCAGTTGTCGATGGTCGTTCGCGTCAACGATTCGGCGCCGACACCGCTAGCAGCAACGACAGCCTTCACGATCTCGGTGCTCAATTCGGACAACGGCGATTTATACACATCCCATTGTTCTGCGCCTTGGCAAAACCAAACCGATCGCTTTGATGTCAACAACAACGGCAACGTCGCGCCGATCGATGCGATCATCATCCTGAATTTCTTAAACCGCCATGGAGCTCAAGTCGTCCCCGCCGAAGATCCGCTGGGGCGTTATCTGGATGTCGATGGCGACAACACGATCCGGCCGATCGATGCGCTGCAGGTGCTCAACCACCTCCACGCCTCCAGTGTGAGCATCGATCGCGAAAGCGCCGCCGAGGAATCCGAAGCATCGATCGCGACCGATCTGGCTGTAATCCAAATGACCGCCGACAGCTCGAGCGACAGCGGTCTCGCGGCGGGCTTCGTCGGCTTGCCCTCGTCGCTCGATGGCATTCACGACGACGACTCCGACGATGAAGATCGCGATACCGCGGTCGATCAATCGCTGCTAGCGTTGCTCTGGGAATAATGTCGCTGCTACCGTGACGCACGGTCGTCATCGCGGGGCGACTCCAACGCCTGGGGCCTCCAA from Rosistilla oblonga includes the following:
- a CDS encoding cadherin domain-containing protein — translated: MNNRIKRRRGLRLEALERRYLLAGVISEYSTDPANQFIELRGQPNDVIPAGTYVTVVESTGNVLGGRIETVLDLSGQRYGSNGFLVIAMADHPFAIAPSATALVSATASLSGLPAEIHQAGNFSVFTDSVFLIQSDIAPVWGDDIDSNADGIIDPAGAAATWTIHDSVTIGTVHDYFGYGKTVIGAPLGQMSLQSDSSFIPIDEVNGDYLNYVARVGDSSGGGVDDWVAGHIHIDVRSENSLRLYAGEILNDAASPTVFSGREIDHVGTYNFFAGVRGTATNDITGQLLAGLTVLADTNGNGIRDSITTVIEPDDFLIDTDITNAIPGVTITVANRSDTLPHGLIEPRVDSPGLASTGSQVFSDRGFQFSSGEGLRVEFYRDADSVQIDAIGRSAGTQATVVMEAFDRDGRSIGTTRSGALSQGEREQLSIESAGGAIALVMIYEETGNAALVNYDHMVVTQKEATATTNARGEYHLKYLTPGSYDITITNALSELPKLPVGGSQPLTIDFNEHYTVDFAYGENQPPVFDSETLAMRVDENSPIGTPIGMVQASDPDTGQSVRYRLTGGTGRRYFSLNPISGEIRVNNSSGLDFERAREFTLVVEAADNYQPSLSELATITVAVNNANDPPRFEDNRFTVAEDAAGGFVLGTVQASDQDALNDDSDEPIHPNAEIGEESGNFSFAIADPVYGEMFAIDPQSGLLTLTDAAALDFETTPELLLSIAATDRGLQPQTQLGQVRIRLLDVNEPPQLDATPILVPENATPGILLATPAVLDPEGHDLFTRSIVSGSGQGIFTIDAATGAIRLADGAALDFETQSTYELLVRVDEVADETGQPAAPLGTETLLTINVQDIDEAPQVTFVAAAIDENTSPGTIVTAVTAIDPEGAPVTITQRGDNSNFVFDPTTNQVKVADGANIDFESATSYQVQLRFADASFPPRVTNLVIPIDVRDAPESPSIMTESLAVPENVSSGPLDLQIAVSDPDLNDSLLLEIDGGDGATIFGIDQQTGALSLLPDASLDYEAGPTDYALQIKVTDSKGLTDEATIQVAVLDVNEPPTIREPFANLHLHAGRRFCFTFEDSLFSDPDADTELEVAVTTSSNVMPGWMSYDSQTRTLRGTPQASDVEQLSMVVRVNDSAPTPLAATTAFTISVLNSDNGDLYTSHCSAPWQNQTDRFDVNNNGNVAPIDAIIILNFLNRHGAQVVPAEDPLGRYLDVDGDNTIRPIDALQVLNHLHASSVSIDRESAAEESEASIATDLAVIQMTADSSSDSGLAAGFVGLPSSLDGIHDDDSDDEDRDTAVDQSLLALLWE